TGAGACGCGCTTCCGCGCTGGAAGCCTGATAAAAGTCAGCGTCGCTGTTTCTCAACGCAATCTGCAGTTGTTCAACCGCAGCGGAATAATTGCCCTGCCGCGAATAAACTTCCGCCAGCGCGCGGTGCTGCGCAATTAGATTTCCTGACGCTTCGTAGCTTTGGGCCTGTAGCTTATAAAGGCGTATGTCATTCGGGGCGAACCGCAACTGCTGGTTGATAAACTCGAGCGCCGCCTCAGCACCGGCATTCCGCAAAAGCGCATCCACGTAGTCATAGAGCAGGGCTCGGTGCTGTGGAAATGTTTGCAGAGCTTCCTTGTAAATGTCAAAGGCCTCGTCCTTCTGTCCGGCGGCGAGTTTGACGCGTGCCGCGAGTGTTTCGATCATGGCATTCGACTGGGACGTTTTGCGTTCAATACGGATGGCCTTGCCCAGGCGGTGATTCTCCAGCGGAGTCTTATCCGCGCTGTCCGACTCAAGACTTTGGTAAAGCTTCGACAATTCGCTGTCGGCGCGCGTGTAGTCCCGTGCACGCAACAGTGCATGGATGAGGCCAAAGCGTTCCACGGCCTCCTTGCTGTAACGTTTCTCTCGCAGCGCGGCATCGAAGTATTTGACCGCATCAAGCGGCTTTTCAGTCAAAGCCCGCAGCTTCGCGCGGACCAGCTGGAAATCCAGGCTATCGGGCACTTGCCGGTAGGACATGCTCTGCGTCCGGTTTTCGATATCGGCGATGCGTTCGTAGGTAATAGGGTGCGTACGCAGGTAGGAGGGCGCGCCATTTTCGTGAAAGCGCGAAACCTTTTGCAAACGCTCGAAAAATTCCGTCATCCCGTTTGGGTCGAGTCCCGCGCTGACGAGTATGCTCAGCCCGATGCGGTCAGCTTCTTTTTCATGGTCACGAGTGAAATTGAGCTGGGACTGAATCTGGGCGGCCTGGGATCCGACCAGAACAGCCTGGGCAGCCTGCGGATTGGAGCGCGACGCCAGCACGGCCAGCGCTACCGCCGCCAGGGATTTCAGCATATTGTACTTTTGACCGGCGATCATGCGCGCGAGATGTTTCTGGGTGACGTGCGCAATTTCGTGCGACATCACGCCAGCCAGTTCCGATTCACTTTGCGACGCAAGGATAAGCCCGCTATTAAAGCCCATGAAGCCACCGGGGAGTGCAAATGCATTAATAGTTGGGTCGTGCAAAGCAAAAAACTCGAATTCCTGGTCCGGGTGAGCCTCATTGGAACCGAGAATCAGCTTATTTCCGAGATTGGCAAGATAGCCCGCTACTTCGGCGTCGTCCATATAGCTGCGGTCGGCGCGAATCTCCGACATGATCTTAAGGCCGAGTTCTCGTTCCTGGCGCGGGGAGATCGTAGTCTGGGATACGTCGCCCAGTTCCGGCAACTCTGCGGCCGGAACCGGTACCGCGAATAGCATGGGCAGAATAGCCAAAAAGGGGCGGAACTTCATGTCGATAAGATAGCACTCCGCGGGCGAAGTTCCACTTTGCCGGGTGGAACTGCCGAGATGGGAATGACTCGCGTCGAATGTACTTAATTAAACGATAATTGGAGCAGAAAGCAAAATTGCGGTAGGGGACTTTTGGGGGGAAAGACGACAGGGAAAGCGGATTCAACCACTTCACCATTCAAGAACTATACTTTCTTACCGGACAGTATGCGTATACAAGTGTATGAAAGCGGCATGCAGTCAGATGGCCGCTTCATCCGTCTCACCCGTTCGTATTCTTATCACCTGCTCAATGCTTGTTACAAAAATCTTGCCATCTCCAATCTTGCCTGTCCGGGCAGTGTTGGTGATCGTTTCGATAACGGTGTCCACCAAGCTTTCAACCACGGCGATTTCGAGCTTTATTTTAGGGAGGAAGTCCACCACGTATTCGGCACCTCGGTATAGCTCGGTATGGCCTTTCTGTCTGCCAAAGCCCTTGACTTCGGTAACGGTCAGCCCCGTGATGCCGATCTCATTGAGAGCCTCGCATACCTCGTCGAGCTTGAAGGGTTTGATAATAGCCTCTATTTTCTTCATCAAACGTTCCTTTTGATCGATGATGTGGGAAACCGATCGCACCGTCTGCGTGCGCGGGCATCGGTTCGCCACTGACGCCGCACGGCTATAAGGCGCGATGCGTTCGTCCTTTCCGCGAGCTGATTATATGGCGTATAAATGGCAGCATCTGTGTAATCGTAAACGAATTCTAAAAATTGTCTTGATACCGTGCCGTGAGCGGGTAGCGCCAATCCTTGCCAAAGCCGCGCGGCGTGACGCGCACGCCTGATGGCGACTGGCGGCGCTTGTATTCGTTTTGTCGGATTAGCTGGATCACGCGCCGCACATCAGTTTCAGCGAAGTGTTTGTTCAATATATCCTCAAGCGTTAGATCATGCTCCACATACGCTTCCATGATGGCGTCGAGTATTTCGTAAGGCGGCAAGCTGTCCTGATCGGCCTGATCAGGACGCAACTCGGCCGAGGGCGCGCGGCTGATAACCCGCTCCGGTATGACCTTGCCCACCGTGTTGCGATAGCGACAAAGGCGGTACACCATGGTTTTGCTGACATCTTTCAATACCGCAAAGCCGCCCGCCATATCGCCGTACAACGTGCAGTAGCCTACAGCAGTTTCCGACTTGTTGCCGGTTGTCAGCACAATTGAGCCGTATTTATTGGATAGCGCCATCAACAGGTTGCCGCGTATGCGCGCTTGCAGATTCTCTTCAGTGAGGTCGGGCCCATCGGGGAGGGGCAATTCCGAGAATTCGGCTGCAAGCGCGCCCTTGTATTCACTAAAGATCGGGCCAATGGGGAATTCGCTGTAGCGTACGCCCAATGTTTTAGCTATTACGCGCGCGTCCGTCACACTGATATCGGCAGTGAATTGCGATGGCATCATTACGGCTTGCACCCTGTCCGCGCCCAGCGCATCCACGGCAATCGCGAGCGTGAGCGCGGAGTCGACTCCGCCTGATAATCCCAGCAATACCCCGGGTATTCCGTTCTTATCAACATAATCCTTGACCCCGAGGCACAGTGCCTTGTAAACGCTCGCTTCCAGCGTTCCTGACGGCGCGGCCTCGCCCGGCATTGGTGTCTTATTCTGGAATTCGATCAGACCAAGGGTTTCCACGAACTCGTTGAGCTGATGGACGAGCTCACCTTTTTCATTCATGGCGAACGAAGCACCATCGAATACCAGTTCATCCTGTCCCCCGACAAGATTGACGTAAACGATAGGAATCGGCGTCTCGCCAATTCGCTGGCGTGCGATTTGGTGGCGCAAATCCAGCTTACGCATATGGTAAGGAGAGGAATTCAGCACCAGCAGCACATCTGCTCCGGCCGCCCTCGCGCGAATGGCAGGGCCTGGTTGCCATATATCCTGACATATATTGATCCCGAATTTTATACCTTCAAGTTCAAATACACAGGGATCCGAACCGGGATCGAAATAGCGCCGCTCGTCAAAGACACTGTCGTTGGGAAGCAGATGCTTGAGATAGGTCGCAAGAATTTTACCGTCGCGTATTACCGAAGCCGCGTTGTAGAGCTTATTGCTGGTAAGGTGCGGATGGCCTACGAGCAGTGTTACGCCACTTGTTTTTCCGGCGAGCTCCGAAAGCGCATTCGCACAGGCGCGTCGGAACCCATTGCGCAGTAACAGGTCTTCCGGGGGATACCCGGACAGGGCTAGCTCGGGAAAAACAACGAGAGCCGCTCCCGCATTTTGTGCCTGGTTGACGTAATCGAGGATCTTGCGCGTGTTTCCGCCCAAGTCGCCGACCACACAATTGATTTGAGCAACGGCGAGTTTCATGCGGGAGCTATGTCTATTCCACTATGTTTGTGTTGGCAATCTGGCAGATAATACCAGAACGGTCCATCTTTAGCGGCGACGCGACGCTGCCCGACGCAAGCGCGCAAACTTCATGATTTCAGATATTGCGGTAAAGATAGTCGATTCTCTTGAGGGAATTTCCGCTTCCGAGTGGAACAGGCTGGCAGGGGACGATCCGTTCTTGCGGCACGAATTCCTGTCCGCAATGCATGAGACCGGCTGTGCTTCAAAAAATACGGGATGGTTACCGCAATTTGTCACATTGTGGGAAGGAAGCGCCCTTCGCGGGGCCGTGCCTCTTTACCTGAAGAGTCATTCGTATGGCGAATATGTGTTTGACTGGGCTTGGGCCAACGCATATGAGCGCCATGGTTACCGCTATTATCCCAAACTGTTGAGCGCGGTGCCTTTCAGCCCGGTGACCGGCCGCCGCTTGATGGCCGAGCGTCCGGAGTATCGCTCCATGCTCATCGGGACCCTGTTGAAAATGGCGGAACAAGGAAACGCTGAGACGGGTGTTTCGTCTTTTCATTGCCTGTTTCCCCAAGAGCATGAAGCGCGTGAAATGGAGGCAGCGGGACTGATACTGCGGCATGGCGTACAGTTCCACTGGAGGAATGCGCCCGGAGAGGGGTACGAAAGCTTCGAGGCATTCCTGAAGGAAATGAGTCATGACAAACGCAAAAGAATCCGCCAGGAGCGCAATAAAATTCATTCGGCCGGAATTAGCTTTAAATGGCTTTCCGGAACCGAGGCAACGGACGCGCACTGGCGGTTTTTTATTGACTGCTACAATAAAACCTATAATGAGCACGGTTCACTGCCGTACCTTAGTCTGTCATTCTTTATGCGGCTGGCTAAGAGCATGCCGGAGAATGTGTTGCTGGTTCTGGCGTTGCATGACGGAAAGCCTGTTGCGGCGGCCTTCTATTTATATAATGCTCAGACGCTCTATGGGCGTTACTGGGGCACTACGCAATACATTCCAGGACTGCATTTCGAAACCTGCTACTACCAGGGCATCGAATACTGTATTGCAAACCGGATGATATTGTTCGAGGGCGGCGCTCAAGGTGAGCATAAGCTTGCCCGAGGCTTTCTTCCCGTTCGCACCTGGTCGGCTCACTGGCTCGCGCATCCCCAATTTGCCTCGGCCATCAGCCATCATGTAGCGCAGGAAGCGCATGGCATCGATCGATACCTCGATGAGCTGAACGATAGTTCTCCGTTCAGGAAGGATATAAGCAGATGATCATGGTCTGAGCTGCTCAGATTGCATGCGTCACTATTTAACCGCAAAATTGATTCTCTTTTCTTAGCCACAAACACGCCCCATGAATTATTGCAGTCTTTGCGGCACCCGGGTGGAGTTGCGCGTACCTGAAGGCGATACGCTGCCGCGTTATGTCTGTACCGCGTGCGGCATTATTCATTATCAGAACCCCAAGATCGTCGTAGGCTGTATCCCGGAGTGGGAGGACAAGGTACTCTTGTGCGTGCGAGCTATTGAGCCGCGTCGGGGCCTGTGGACTCTGCCCGCGGGTTTCATGGAAAATGCCGAGACCCTGGCCCAGGGCGCGGCACGCGAAACGCTGGAGGAAGCCAACGCGCGTGTGAACATAGGAAACCTGTACTCTATCTATAACCTGCCGCATATCGATCAGGTGCATGTGCTCTTTCGCGCACGGCTGCTCGATCTGGATTTTAAACCGGGAATCGAAAGCCTCGACGTCAGGCTTTTTTCCGAATCCGAGATTCCGTGGGATACGCTGGCCTTTCGCGTTATCCGCGAGCCCCTCAAACGTTACTTCGATGAGCGTCGTCGGGGACAACTGGGGTTTCATATCGGAACCATAGAGGACGTGCGTAAAAAGTAAACGGTGCCGGACGTACGCTTTTTTAGTTCTTACGCTGCCCGCAGCGCATCGACGATAGCGAGACGCGAAGCCTTCGCGGCCGGCAGGAAACCGCCGGCAAAACCCATGATCAGCGCGAAACCCAGCGACTTGACGATGATCTCTAGATTCAGGGTAAAGCTGAATGCAAGTTCGGAGAACGATTGCCAATTCATGGTGGAAATGGTCAAAAATTGCATGAACGACGCCAATATCAATCCGGCGATTCCTCCAACCGCCCCGAGCATTAATGCTTCTGCGAGAAAAGCGGAGAGGATATTATTGCGGCGGAACCCGAGCGCACGTAGCGTACCGATTTCTGTAGTCCGGTTGGCAACTGAGGCATACATAGTGATCATCGCGCCAATAATGGCGCCAACCGAAAATATGATCGACAATATCATCCCCAGGTAGCGAATGAAGTTTGCCAGCAGCTGCGACTGCTCCGCGTAGAACACGCTCTCCCGCTTGGCTTCTACGGTAAGCCGGGGGTCGTTCTCGAGGCGTGTCTTAAGTTCTGAAAAAAACCCCGGGTCGTTCAGCTTCAGAATCACCGAAGAATATACCGGTCGGCGGAACGCCTGCATCAACTGATCCACATCTCCCCATATTTCAGAATCAAACCCGGTTTTGCCTGCATCCATGATGCCGACCACTGTCCATTCGCGCTGCCCAAAGCGCAACGTTTCCCCAACGCCTGCGCCAATGTAGCGTTCCGCGACGCTTTTTCCGGCGATGATTTCCGTTGAACCAGGACGGAACATGCGACCTTCCGCGATTTGTACCTGCGGACGCAGCTCGATACCCTTCTCCCCTACCCCGCGGATCAATACATTAGACGCCTTGTCCGAACCGCGTTTCTTGAGTGAAATCAGGACGATGGTCTCCTTTGAGGCCAGACGCGTGCCGGTTACACCGTAGGCTACCTCCGGCTGGTTTTCCACAATCCCGGCCTGCTCGCGGTCGATCTGACTCTGCACTTCGGTGCCGGCGGAGCGCCTGGTGATGACCACATTATCGGCGGAGCCTGTCTCCACCAGCGTCTTTCTCAGACCCTCTTCCAGCATCAGCACCGTCGCAAATACAAAAACGACAAGAGCCATGCCCCCCGCAGTGAGAAGCGTCGTTAGTTTGCGTGCTGCGAGGTTACGTAATGTATATGACAGGGGGATTGACATCATGATTCAGTTTAGCCAATGCTACGCAGGCCTTCTACAATGGATACGCGGGCCACCCGGGCTGCGGGCAGTGCCGCGGCGGCCAGACCGACCGCAGTCGCGGCGACGATCTGCATGTAAACCGTGTCAAGGGATACTCCGAATACTGGAAACAGCGTGCCCATCTGCTTGCTGAACTGGTCGGCCACAGGGAAAGTAAGCGCAATTCCTATTACTGCTCCGGCGAGGGAAATGACCATCGATTCGCCGTAGATCAGCCCTATAAGAAAACGCGGGCCAAATCCCAGTGCCTTAAGCGTGGCATACTCACTGATACGTTCGCGTGCGGTCATCGCCATCGTATTCGCCATTACCGCCAGGATAATAAATATCACCACGAACGAAACGATGCGGATTGCGACCACGATCGCTTCAGTCATCGCTACAAAGCCCAGCTGAAATGCTTTTTCCGTCTCGGTAAGGGTTTCTGCAAGCGAGTTTCTGAACATCGCATCTACCTCGGTCGATATCTCCGCCGCTCGGTCGGGGTCGGCAATCTGGATTACATATACCCCCACCCAGTCGGTCCGGCGAGCCGCTGCCTTTTTCATCGTTTCGTTGAGATAATCCCAATGGAAGAACAGCTGTGAAGTATCGGTTCCCGCCTCGGCCCCGTCATAAATTGCGCGCACGGTAAAGCTCCATGCGCCTGGATAGATGGTCCCGCGCAGAGGAATAGTGTCGCCTAATTTGAAGCCATAGGTATCGGCGATCTTGCGTCCGATCACGCAGCCTTTACGGTCTGCGCGGAATGCCTTCATGTCCCCCGGAAGAGTAAGATATTCCGGATAAAGGTCGAAATACGTTCTTGCATCTACGGCAAACTGCGGGAAAAAGTTTTTCTCGGTTACGTAGACGCCGCCAAACCAGCTTGCATGGCTGATGCCTGTCACCCCCGATACGCTGCGGATCCGCTCCTGGTAGTTGATCGGCAGCGGAAACACCAGGGAAATGGAGTTTCGCGTCACCAGCCTCGTGGATGAAGCGCCTTCCGCGCCTGCGTACCAGGCATCGACTACAGTTTGCAACAGGCCAAAAGCGAGTATCGCCACCACCAGGCCCAGGACGGTCAAGCCGGTGCGCAGCTTGTGCCGCAACGTGTTCCGTAAGATAAGCTTTAGAAAGTGCATTTCCGGAAGACATTGGCACAGCGCGTCTTTGCAGGGAATGGCTCAAGAAAAAAGATACGAGGGTGTTCCTTAATGTTCAAGTGTCGCGTCCAGCTCGCCCTTGTCCAGATGTCGAATAAGATGGGCTGATTTTGCTGCGTGCGGGTCGTGCGTAACCATAATGATAGTTTTACCCAGTTCACTGTTCAGTCGCGCCAGCATGGCGAGAATATCATCCGCGGATGCGCGGTCGAGGTCGCCAGTAGGCTCATCCGCGACCAGCAAAACCGGATCCGTGATGAAGGCGCGCGCGATGGCGACCCGCTGCTGCTGCCCACCGGAAAGCTCCGATGGATAATGCTCCATACGGTCTGTCAGTCCCACCATCGACAATGCCAATTCGACGCGCTCCCGTCGTTGAACGCGGGTAAGTCGGGTTAGCAATAGCGGCAGCTCGACATTCTCAAATGCTGTCAGCACCGGCATCAGATTGTAAAACTGGAAAATGAAGCCGATATTCCCGGCTCGCCAGTCGGCCAGTTCGCCCTCTGAAAGCGCCGCAATATCGATTCCGTTCACCCTCAGGGAGCCGCTATCGGGCTTGTCGATGCCGGCGATCAGGTTGAGCAGCGTGCTTTTGCCGGATCCCGAGGGTCCCATCAAGGCTATAAATTCACCAGCCCTGATGTTAAAAGAAATGTTGGTCAGTACAGGCACCACTTGCCCGCCCCGGCGGTAGGATTTGGTAAGGTGCCTGATCTCGACGAGGGATGGGGGAAGAGCGTTCATTTTCGGCCGAACACCTTTATTTAGCTGCGGTCCTGACGTTATCTCCGTTGTCGAGATTACCCGGGGGCCGCCGTACGACCTTATCGCCGGCGTTCGGGCCTTGCCGAACCTCCACCATATCTCCGATTTTCTCACCGGTTTCTATGGCGGTTTCCAGCGCTTTTCCTTCCTTCATAATAAAGACCACACTCCTTCCGTTTCGCTGGACAACCGCATCGGGGTGTACCACAGTGCGTGAAGCGCGTTGCTCAGCCGGCATTTCCTTTTCGAGAAAGGCAATTTTTGCGCTCATTTCCGGAAGGACCTTGGGGTCGTGATCGATGAACTTTATT
The window above is part of the Nitrosospira sp. Is2 genome. Proteins encoded here:
- a CDS encoding M48 family metalloprotease, coding for MKFRPFLAILPMLFAVPVPAAELPELGDVSQTTISPRQERELGLKIMSEIRADRSYMDDAEVAGYLANLGNKLILGSNEAHPDQEFEFFALHDPTINAFALPGGFMGFNSGLILASQSESELAGVMSHEIAHVTQKHLARMIAGQKYNMLKSLAAVALAVLASRSNPQAAQAVLVGSQAAQIQSQLNFTRDHEKEADRIGLSILVSAGLDPNGMTEFFERLQKVSRFHENGAPSYLRTHPITYERIADIENRTQSMSYRQVPDSLDFQLVRAKLRALTEKPLDAVKYFDAALREKRYSKEAVERFGLIHALLRARDYTRADSELSKLYQSLESDSADKTPLENHRLGKAIRIERKTSQSNAMIETLAARVKLAAGQKDEAFDIYKEALQTFPQHRALLYDYVDALLRNAGAEAALEFINQQLRFAPNDIRLYKLQAQSYEASGNLIAQHRALAEVYSRQGNYSAAVEQLQIALRNSDADFYQASSAEARLRELRELAADQAKSK
- a CDS encoding P-II family nitrogen regulator → MKKIEAIIKPFKLDEVCEALNEIGITGLTVTEVKGFGRQKGHTELYRGAEYVVDFLPKIKLEIAVVESLVDTVIETITNTARTGKIGDGKIFVTSIEQVIRIRTGETDEAAI
- a CDS encoding NAD+ synthase, whose amino-acid sequence is MKLAVAQINCVVGDLGGNTRKILDYVNQAQNAGAALVVFPELALSGYPPEDLLLRNGFRRACANALSELAGKTSGVTLLVGHPHLTSNKLYNAASVIRDGKILATYLKHLLPNDSVFDERRYFDPGSDPCVFELEGIKFGINICQDIWQPGPAIRARAAGADVLLVLNSSPYHMRKLDLRHQIARQRIGETPIPIVYVNLVGGQDELVFDGASFAMNEKGELVHQLNEFVETLGLIEFQNKTPMPGEAAPSGTLEASVYKALCLGVKDYVDKNGIPGVLLGLSGGVDSALTLAIAVDALGADRVQAVMMPSQFTADISVTDARVIAKTLGVRYSEFPIGPIFSEYKGALAAEFSELPLPDGPDLTEENLQARIRGNLLMALSNKYGSIVLTTGNKSETAVGYCTLYGDMAGGFAVLKDVSKTMVYRLCRYRNTVGKVIPERVISRAPSAELRPDQADQDSLPPYEILDAIMEAYVEHDLTLEDILNKHFAETDVRRVIQLIRQNEYKRRQSPSGVRVTPRGFGKDWRYPLTARYQDNF
- a CDS encoding GNAT family N-acetyltransferase, which codes for MISDIAVKIVDSLEGISASEWNRLAGDDPFLRHEFLSAMHETGCASKNTGWLPQFVTLWEGSALRGAVPLYLKSHSYGEYVFDWAWANAYERHGYRYYPKLLSAVPFSPVTGRRLMAERPEYRSMLIGTLLKMAEQGNAETGVSSFHCLFPQEHEAREMEAAGLILRHGVQFHWRNAPGEGYESFEAFLKEMSHDKRKRIRQERNKIHSAGISFKWLSGTEATDAHWRFFIDCYNKTYNEHGSLPYLSLSFFMRLAKSMPENVLLVLALHDGKPVAAAFYLYNAQTLYGRYWGTTQYIPGLHFETCYYQGIEYCIANRMILFEGGAQGEHKLARGFLPVRTWSAHWLAHPQFASAISHHVAQEAHGIDRYLDELNDSSPFRKDISR
- a CDS encoding NUDIX hydrolase; translated protein: MNYCSLCGTRVELRVPEGDTLPRYVCTACGIIHYQNPKIVVGCIPEWEDKVLLCVRAIEPRRGLWTLPAGFMENAETLAQGAARETLEEANARVNIGNLYSIYNLPHIDQVHVLFRARLLDLDFKPGIESLDVRLFSESEIPWDTLAFRVIREPLKRYFDERRRGQLGFHIGTIEDVRKK
- a CDS encoding ABC transporter permease; amino-acid sequence: MALVVFVFATVLMLEEGLRKTLVETGSADNVVITRRSAGTEVQSQIDREQAGIVENQPEVAYGVTGTRLASKETIVLISLKKRGSDKASNVLIRGVGEKGIELRPQVQIAEGRMFRPGSTEIIAGKSVAERYIGAGVGETLRFGQREWTVVGIMDAGKTGFDSEIWGDVDQLMQAFRRPVYSSVILKLNDPGFFSELKTRLENDPRLTVEAKRESVFYAEQSQLLANFIRYLGMILSIIFSVGAIIGAMITMYASVANRTTEIGTLRALGFRRNNILSAFLAEALMLGAVGGIAGLILASFMQFLTISTMNWQSFSELAFSFTLNLEIIVKSLGFALIMGFAGGFLPAAKASRLAIVDALRAA
- a CDS encoding ABC transporter permease, with amino-acid sequence MHFLKLILRNTLRHKLRTGLTVLGLVVAILAFGLLQTVVDAWYAGAEGASSTRLVTRNSISLVFPLPINYQERIRSVSGVTGISHASWFGGVYVTEKNFFPQFAVDARTYFDLYPEYLTLPGDMKAFRADRKGCVIGRKIADTYGFKLGDTIPLRGTIYPGAWSFTVRAIYDGAEAGTDTSQLFFHWDYLNETMKKAAARRTDWVGVYVIQIADPDRAAEISTEVDAMFRNSLAETLTETEKAFQLGFVAMTEAIVVAIRIVSFVVIFIILAVMANTMAMTARERISEYATLKALGFGPRFLIGLIYGESMVISLAGAVIGIALTFPVADQFSKQMGTLFPVFGVSLDTVYMQIVAATAVGLAAAALPAARVARVSIVEGLRSIG
- a CDS encoding ABC transporter ATP-binding protein — its product is MNALPPSLVEIRHLTKSYRRGGQVVPVLTNISFNIRAGEFIALMGPSGSGKSTLLNLIAGIDKPDSGSLRVNGIDIAALSEGELADWRAGNIGFIFQFYNLMPVLTAFENVELPLLLTRLTRVQRRERVELALSMVGLTDRMEHYPSELSGGQQQRVAIARAFITDPVLLVADEPTGDLDRASADDILAMLARLNSELGKTIIMVTHDPHAAKSAHLIRHLDKGELDATLEH